DNA from Malus sylvestris chromosome 11, drMalSylv7.2, whole genome shotgun sequence:
CCACTAGCTCATTCTGAGCCACAAAGTCCCTGAAGTCCTGCATGCTAAATGCCATTCTCTGGTTTCCACCTTCTTTTTCCTCGTTACTCAGGATGTCGTTAAAATCCCCGATGAGGAGACATTTATCCTTGTCTTTCTCTAGCCTTTTACTCAGGTGCATCCATTGGTCTTTCCGTTTCTTCTCAGTAGTGCTAGCATAAATGCCAAAAAGTCGCCATTGACATTTGTTGCTCTCATCCCACAGTCTAACTTCAATCACAAAGTCATCGGACTTTACCGCAACCACCAATGCAGCGTTGCTCCAAAATTCGCAGAGACCTCCTCCCATACCTTTCGGTTCCACAGCATGCAGGTAATCCAAACCCAAACTCTTTCTTAAATATCCATAGCGACTACTGTTGTTCTTTGTTTCCAATATGATCACTATGTCAGGGGTGTGGAGTCGATTCTACTCCAATAGGTTGTCAACTGTCAGGTTACCCCCAATACCCTGACAGTTTCACGTGATTAGCTTCATGGGGACTTGGGAGACCCCTTACGGTTGGTCTCTTCCGCCTCGATAACAAAGCTCATCCTTGGCTTGGTGTGGACTGGCTCCACATAAAGATCAGGTTCAGTATACTCCACCTCATGATGcacttgttttttccttttgtgcTCGTTCATAACAACCTCAATGATGGGTGCTAATTCAAACGGGTCGTCCCCCATAACCTGGTCCTCCTTAATGCTAGCTTCTCCACTCATTTGGTCAGTTACATTCATTTCCCTGTTAGTCTGCCCACATTCTGTACCCTTGGCAACAATTGGCAAGATATTTAGGTCGAATCCTTGGTCAGTCCCTGATAGCCACCGTATTCAAACTTTCCTCTTGCTTTTGCATTTCGTGGAGGACAACATTGGCTGTCCCAGTAGCCACCACACCCCCCGAACCTATGAGCCCTGCATCAAAGGCCAGTTCTCTAGCTATTCTAGCTTCCTCCACATCCCTGCGTTGACTATAATAAGTTGACATTCCTTTTAATGAAGGTATGAAGATGCTTCTTTGAGCTATTTTCCTCAACTACACTAGCATACTTACATATTGACAAGGCAAGACATTATTGGAATATGATTCTCTCTCATTTTATTCTCATCTTCTTCACTCCCCTTCTCTCACacattatttttgtcttattaaccataaaatatcaatataaaatattaacgtaactTAACTTTAACTGTTCAagtaagagagagaaaagaatatAGATTAAGATAGTAGAGAATCCATCGACATAATTGGCATCACCCTTCACGCTACACAGAACACAGCATATCCCCACCTAGAAAAGCACCTTATAGGAACAGAAACGTACTCTGACCAAAAAAAGAAACGTATAGTTTATACTAGAGAAAGTTGATGGAATACTTTAATGCAAAAAGATGCGGAGACTCACATGACTATTTGGTATAAATGAGCAACTTAGCATTGTTCTCTCCCGACTGAGATTTCAAAGCCAACCCCCTCCACCAAACCCAACCCTtaacaaattcaattcaaacattttataaaacaaaatcTCCTATTTTTTCTGAGAGCTACTCCTACTTCTCcgatcataaaaaaataaataaaaaccagaAAAATAGTTCCTTTGCTTTTCatagttgttttttattttttattggaaaaGCTTCGATCTTTACTATATATTGAAGATCTACCGCTCTGGGTTTAACTTACTCAACCTTTTCAGGTAAACAAAACTCATAAATTCTTTCATTtgtgttctttgttttttgctCCATCACCCCATTGATTTGATGTGATTTGAtctcttctgttttttttgttCTCTGCGCCTTCCACAGAAACCACTTGAATTTTCACCATGATCTACTCTGTGAAGCAATACTCCGCCGTGACAAACGGGTCCGACATCTTTCTGCGGCGGAGCACACGGCCGACACAGGTGCAACGATCACTGCTTTTTCCGTCTCTTCAGGTGCAAAAGACTCAGAGACGAGTAATGTCGGTCCAAAGGGCCTTGCACCTGTCTGGAATCGGGAGTCTTGTTGGGTTGCTAAAGCCGACTCGAACAAGTGTGAACAAATGTCAGGCGTTCGAGGCCGACCGATCACAGCCGATCGAGTCCAACGTCGACATTGCGAATGTCGACGCGAAAGTGGAGGCGGCAAAGAAGCTGAAGATCGGCGTATATTTTGCTATGTGGTGGGCGCTGAACGTGGTGTTCAATATATACAATAAGAAGGTGTTGAATGCTTACCCCTTCCCATGGCTTACCTCCACTCTGTCTCTGGCATGTGGGTCTTTGATCATGCTGGTCTCCTGGGTCACCAGGATTGCTGAGGCCCCCAAAGTTGATATGGAGTTCTGGAAAGCTCTGTTTCCTGTGAGTTgaattgggtttttttatttttttgttgttgttttccttgtacatatatatgtatacatgcTTTTGGGGTTTCCGAGAAATGGAGGAGAATAATGGAAAGTGAAGTTTTTAACTTGTTATGTTTGATGGTCTTGAAAATTCAATATCGGGAGCCATTTAGGATTGTTGGGTGTCTTTATTGTGTGAAGATAACcattttgtttggttgctgagaaaattaaGACAAAGGAAAGAAGGTGAAGTTTGAGAGGTAACcattttgtttggttgctgagaaaattaaGATAAAGGAAAGAAGGTGAAGTTTGAGAGGTCTCAAATGTTGACAAAGTTATAGAGATTGAAGTTTTTCTTTCCAACCAAACAATGACTTAGAGGCTTTGGTGGTTTGTTGtcattttgcttgaaaattctGTTTACGTTTTCGATTATGGGTTGTGATTTTATTGTTTGATTTTCCGTGAACAGGTTGCTGTGGCACATACAATTGGGCATGTAGCAGCTACTGTTAGTATGTCTAAGGTTGCAGTTTCTTTCACCCATATCATCAAGAGTGGAGAGCCAGCTTTCAGTGTATTGGTTTCGAGGTTCTTGCTGGGCGAGTCCTTCCCTATATCAGTCTACCTGTCCCTCCTTCCAATCATCGGTGGTTGCGGTCTTGCTGCCTTGACAGAGCTTAACTTTAACATGATAGGTAACCATTTTGTTCTTGTCCCAGAGGGAATGGAATTGTAAAATTATTGGTTTGTTGATCTTATTATCTCCTGAGTTGGTATTTGCAATCTTTGTCAGTCTCCgttggaaaagaaagcaaatatatagtaaaattaaaatctttATTGTTGGGGAGTTTTGTGCAATAAGGCTAAGTTAGGCTCTAATGCTGCCTCAGTCAAGATTAAAGCACGTAAGATACATACTTTGCCTTCATATTCTTCTGCAACCAAATTAATTTTCCATTCTTCATGCTATATGTTTCAATTACTCTATCTgaccaaaagaaaaatgtttcagTTTATTTCTTCTATCTGGAGTTGGTTGTCAGCTTCTTTCTCCTTCCAGTGTTTTCCAAAAACCGGGATGAGTTTCTGGCCAGTTGCAGGGTTTTAGTGTGATTAATTACTCTGCCATTATATTGtataaaaaaaggtcgtacctagtgcacaaggctcccgctttacgcagggtctgggagaggtgaatgtcggctagccttacccccatttatgaagaggctgctcccaatgCCATTATATTGTATaaagtgtaattttttttcttttctctaagGTTCTAGAGTCTTAAATTTGGTCCTTTTGCTGGTTGTTTCAGGATTCATGGGGGCCATGATATCAAACTTGGCCTTTGTTTT
Protein-coding regions in this window:
- the LOC126589521 gene encoding glucose-6-phosphate/phosphate translocator 1, chloroplastic-like: MIYSVKQYSAVTNGSDIFLRRSTRPTQVQRSLLFPSLQVQKTQRRVMSVQRALHLSGIGSLVGLLKPTRTSVNKCQAFEADRSQPIESNVDIANVDAKVEAAKKLKIGVYFAMWWALNVVFNIYNKKVLNAYPFPWLTSTLSLACGSLIMLVSWVTRIAEAPKVDMEFWKALFPVAVAHTIGHVAATVSMSKVAVSFTHIIKSGEPAFSVLVSRFLLGESFPISVYLSLLPIIGGCGLAALTELNFNMIGFMGAMISNLAFVFRNIFSKKGMKGKSVSGMNYYALLSIMSLLILIPFAIAVEGPQMWKAGFDTAFAQIGPNLIWWMAAQSVFYHLYNQVSYMSLDEISPLTFSIGNTMKRISVIVSSIIIFHTPVQPVNALGAAIAIFGTFLYSQVKQ